From the Candidatus Thermoplasmatota archaeon genome, the window AGAGGAAGTGAGCCAGAGGCCAATAATCCGCCGCTCAGAGGTTTTCCAGCAGCGGAGATAGTTTTATGAACCCCATGCCCATACGAGTGAAACTGAGAACCATGGAGTTCAAGCTGCTCGAGAAGAAGAAGGACAGCATTAAGGTCGAGATCGTCGACCCCGATGAGACTCTCATCTACCCGCTCATCCATGAGCTGCTCCAGGATAAAAACGTGGCCGATGCAAGGTACACGACAGGCCACCCGCAGCTCGACAAGCCCGTCCTGGTCGTGGAGGTCAAGGAAGGCAA encodes:
- a CDS encoding DNA-directed RNA polymerase subunit L, with protein sequence MPIRVKLRTMEFKLLEKKKDSIKVEIVDPDETLIYPLIHELLQDKNVADARYTTGHPQLDKPVLVVEVKEGKPQAALKKAAKSLTNQFQEARQLVEKQLG